The Vespula vulgaris chromosome 2, iyVesVulg1.1, whole genome shotgun sequence genome has a segment encoding these proteins:
- the LOC127072998 gene encoding uncharacterized protein LOC127072998 isoform X2, with the protein MNIFGEWLFLLWTIKASYALSTDHICTRTENYTITSMETYVQPVVVNTYTWCLQVPPRCPRMRTEMRQRYRIKSEVKTRKVKECCEGYKRLEIRDKKDGDASCVPFCENCLAGVCVSPNKCQCDPGYQGTDCSKECPPGSWGVQCMEKCECAENVICDSKNGTCRCPPGFWGPRCEKNCPPQRWGRGCENFCNCKGHINYCHPETGHCTFTFTNIHSTSETTNAVRLFSTKIIEFEKGTTDLSWTTEHIVEEGWDNYVTPSSTDSSFESTNSEPTFRSTVFDVKTKTHNQENDIMSTSTIRPLIVLVSVPERQKTILTKDRNKFALKDAFLEHLEEKEELRNDLPLKTDYVKTIHKDVTPAASIPLDVALIIIASIVFLSLMSIAIVTIIHTRTKLFETVRLSIYNDEKEKNNECESKRQRPPGRISTIIDSALPQIPVRTNPDFFSNPEQIGTILPASINIEPVSSYSNGTATIGLRISGHLRELLQEDHYDRPPTTLLRLHTDFESNGEHLYDEIPLQSTGFCERKST; encoded by the exons ATGAACATCTTTGGAGAGTGGTTATTTCTTCTCTGGACGATCAAAGCGTCATACGCGTTGTCGACTGACCATATCTGTACCAGGACTGAAAA TTACACGATCACCTCGATGGAAACATACGTACAGCCAGTAGTCGTGAACACGTACACGTGGTGCCTACAAGTCCCACCGAGATGTCCTCGAATGCGAACAGAAATGAGACAACGATATCGGATAAAA TCGGAAGTCAAGACCAGGAAGGTGAAGGAGTGCTGCGAGGGTTACAAACGACTGGAAATTCGAGACAAGAAGGACGGCGACGCGAGTTGTGTGCCTTTTTGCGAGAACTGCCTTGCGGGTGTCTGCGTTTCACCGAACAAATGTCAATGCGATCCAGGATACCAAGGAACGGATTGTTCGAAAG AATGCCCTCCAGGATCATGGGGAGTGCAGTGCATGGAAAAATGCGAATGCGCCGAAAACGTTATTTGCGATTCTAAAAATGGTACTTGTCGTTGTCCACCAGGTTTCTGGGGACCAAG ATGTGAAAAGAATTGTCCACCACAGCGCTGGGGTCGAGGATGTGAAAACTTCTGCAACTGTAAGGGACATATCAACTATTGCCATCCTGAAACCGGACACTGTACTTTCACATTTACCAATATACATTCCACGTCTGAAACCACAAATGCAGTTCGATTATTCAGTACGAAAATCATAGAATTCGAAAAAGGAACGACGGATCTTTCTTGGACGACCGAACATATCGTGGAAGAAG GATGGGATAATTATGTCACACCATCGAGCACGGATAGTAGTTTCGAAAGCACGAACAGCGAACCAACCTTTCGTTCTACCGTATTCGATGTTAAAACTAAAACGCATAATCAAGAAAATGATATCATGAGCACCAGCACGATTCGACCGTTGATCGTCCTTGTCTCTGTTCCGGAACGACAAAAGACTATTCTAACGAAAGATCGAAATAAGTTCGCTTTAAAGGATGCCTTTTTGGAACATttagaggaaaaggaagaacttCGTAATGACCTACCACTGAAAACTGATTACGTCAAAACTATTCATAAAG ATGTTACACCAGCGGCATCGATCCCCTTGGACGTCGCATTGATTATTATCGCATCAATCGTGTTTCTCAGTCTAATGTCAATAGCAATCGTGACGATCATACACACAAGGACGAAACTTTTTGAGACTGTACGACTTTCTATCTACAACgatgagaaggagaagaataaCGAATGTGAAAGCAAGAGGCAACGACCACCCGGAAGGATTTCAACGATCATTGATAGTGCTTTACCTC AGATACCTGTACGTACGAATCCAGACTTCTTTTCGAATCCTGAACAAATCGGTACAATCTTACCAGCTAGTATAAATATCGAACCCGTAAGTAGTTACTCTAATGGTACCGCAACGATCGGCCTTCGAATTTCCGGTCATCTTCGTG AGCTGCTGCAAGAAGATCATTATGATAGGCCACCAACGACCTTGCTACGCCTTCACACGGATTTCGAGTCGAACGGCGAACACCTCTATGACGAGATTCCTTTGCAATCGACGGGCTTCTGCGAGCGTAAAAGCACGTGA
- the LOC127072998 gene encoding uncharacterized protein LOC127072998 isoform X1: MNIFGEWLFLLWTIKASYALSTDHICTRTENYTITSMETYVQPVVVNTYTWCLQVPPRCPRMRTEMRQRYRIKSEVKTRKVKECCEGYKRLEIRDKKDGDASCVPFCENCLAGVCVSPNKCQCDPGYQGTDCSKECPPGSWGVQCMEKCECAENVICDSKNGTCRCPPGFWGPRCEKNCPPQRWGRGCENFCNCKGHINYCHPETGHCTFTFTNIHSTSETTNAVRLFSTKIIEFEKGTTDLSWTTEHIVEEGWDNYVTPSSTDSSFESTNSEPTFRSTVFDVKTKTHNQENDIMSTSTIRPLIVLVSVPERQKTILTKDRNKFALKDAFLEHLEEKEELRNDLPLKTDYVKTIHKEDVTPAASIPLDVALIIIASIVFLSLMSIAIVTIIHTRTKLFETVRLSIYNDEKEKNNECESKRQRPPGRISTIIDSALPQIPVRTNPDFFSNPEQIGTILPASINIEPVSSYSNGTATIGLRISGHLRELLQEDHYDRPPTTLLRLHTDFESNGEHLYDEIPLQSTGFCERKST, from the exons ATGAACATCTTTGGAGAGTGGTTATTTCTTCTCTGGACGATCAAAGCGTCATACGCGTTGTCGACTGACCATATCTGTACCAGGACTGAAAA TTACACGATCACCTCGATGGAAACATACGTACAGCCAGTAGTCGTGAACACGTACACGTGGTGCCTACAAGTCCCACCGAGATGTCCTCGAATGCGAACAGAAATGAGACAACGATATCGGATAAAA TCGGAAGTCAAGACCAGGAAGGTGAAGGAGTGCTGCGAGGGTTACAAACGACTGGAAATTCGAGACAAGAAGGACGGCGACGCGAGTTGTGTGCCTTTTTGCGAGAACTGCCTTGCGGGTGTCTGCGTTTCACCGAACAAATGTCAATGCGATCCAGGATACCAAGGAACGGATTGTTCGAAAG AATGCCCTCCAGGATCATGGGGAGTGCAGTGCATGGAAAAATGCGAATGCGCCGAAAACGTTATTTGCGATTCTAAAAATGGTACTTGTCGTTGTCCACCAGGTTTCTGGGGACCAAG ATGTGAAAAGAATTGTCCACCACAGCGCTGGGGTCGAGGATGTGAAAACTTCTGCAACTGTAAGGGACATATCAACTATTGCCATCCTGAAACCGGACACTGTACTTTCACATTTACCAATATACATTCCACGTCTGAAACCACAAATGCAGTTCGATTATTCAGTACGAAAATCATAGAATTCGAAAAAGGAACGACGGATCTTTCTTGGACGACCGAACATATCGTGGAAGAAG GATGGGATAATTATGTCACACCATCGAGCACGGATAGTAGTTTCGAAAGCACGAACAGCGAACCAACCTTTCGTTCTACCGTATTCGATGTTAAAACTAAAACGCATAATCAAGAAAATGATATCATGAGCACCAGCACGATTCGACCGTTGATCGTCCTTGTCTCTGTTCCGGAACGACAAAAGACTATTCTAACGAAAGATCGAAATAAGTTCGCTTTAAAGGATGCCTTTTTGGAACATttagaggaaaaggaagaacttCGTAATGACCTACCACTGAAAACTGATTACGTCAAAACTATTCATAAAG AAGATGTTACACCAGCGGCATCGATCCCCTTGGACGTCGCATTGATTATTATCGCATCAATCGTGTTTCTCAGTCTAATGTCAATAGCAATCGTGACGATCATACACACAAGGACGAAACTTTTTGAGACTGTACGACTTTCTATCTACAACgatgagaaggagaagaataaCGAATGTGAAAGCAAGAGGCAACGACCACCCGGAAGGATTTCAACGATCATTGATAGTGCTTTACCTC AGATACCTGTACGTACGAATCCAGACTTCTTTTCGAATCCTGAACAAATCGGTACAATCTTACCAGCTAGTATAAATATCGAACCCGTAAGTAGTTACTCTAATGGTACCGCAACGATCGGCCTTCGAATTTCCGGTCATCTTCGTG AGCTGCTGCAAGAAGATCATTATGATAGGCCACCAACGACCTTGCTACGCCTTCACACGGATTTCGAGTCGAACGGCGAACACCTCTATGACGAGATTCCTTTGCAATCGACGGGCTTCTGCGAGCGTAAAAGCACGTGA
- the LOC127072998 gene encoding multiple epidermal growth factor-like domains protein 10 isoform X3: MNIFGEWLFLLWTIKASYALSTDHICTRTENYTITSMETYVQPVVVNTYTWCLQVPPRCPRMRTEMRQRYRIKSEVKTRKVKECCEGYKRLEIRDKKDGDASCVPFCENCLAGVCVSPNKCQCDPGYQGTDCSKECPPGSWGVQCMEKCECAENVICDSKNGTCRCPPGFWGPRCEKNCPPQRWGRGCENFCNCKGHINYCHPETGHCTFTFTNIHSTSETTNAVRLFSTKIIEFEKGTTDLSWTTEHIVEEEEKEELRNDLPLKTDYVKTIHKEDVTPAASIPLDVALIIIASIVFLSLMSIAIVTIIHTRTKLFETVRLSIYNDEKEKNNECESKRQRPPGRISTIIDSALPQIPVRTNPDFFSNPEQIGTILPASINIEPVSSYSNGTATIGLRISGHLRELLQEDHYDRPPTTLLRLHTDFESNGEHLYDEIPLQSTGFCERKST, translated from the exons ATGAACATCTTTGGAGAGTGGTTATTTCTTCTCTGGACGATCAAAGCGTCATACGCGTTGTCGACTGACCATATCTGTACCAGGACTGAAAA TTACACGATCACCTCGATGGAAACATACGTACAGCCAGTAGTCGTGAACACGTACACGTGGTGCCTACAAGTCCCACCGAGATGTCCTCGAATGCGAACAGAAATGAGACAACGATATCGGATAAAA TCGGAAGTCAAGACCAGGAAGGTGAAGGAGTGCTGCGAGGGTTACAAACGACTGGAAATTCGAGACAAGAAGGACGGCGACGCGAGTTGTGTGCCTTTTTGCGAGAACTGCCTTGCGGGTGTCTGCGTTTCACCGAACAAATGTCAATGCGATCCAGGATACCAAGGAACGGATTGTTCGAAAG AATGCCCTCCAGGATCATGGGGAGTGCAGTGCATGGAAAAATGCGAATGCGCCGAAAACGTTATTTGCGATTCTAAAAATGGTACTTGTCGTTGTCCACCAGGTTTCTGGGGACCAAG ATGTGAAAAGAATTGTCCACCACAGCGCTGGGGTCGAGGATGTGAAAACTTCTGCAACTGTAAGGGACATATCAACTATTGCCATCCTGAAACCGGACACTGTACTTTCACATTTACCAATATACATTCCACGTCTGAAACCACAAATGCAGTTCGATTATTCAGTACGAAAATCATAGAATTCGAAAAAGGAACGACGGATCTTTCTTGGACGACCGAACATATCGTGGAAGAAG aggaaaaggaagaacttCGTAATGACCTACCACTGAAAACTGATTACGTCAAAACTATTCATAAAG AAGATGTTACACCAGCGGCATCGATCCCCTTGGACGTCGCATTGATTATTATCGCATCAATCGTGTTTCTCAGTCTAATGTCAATAGCAATCGTGACGATCATACACACAAGGACGAAACTTTTTGAGACTGTACGACTTTCTATCTACAACgatgagaaggagaagaataaCGAATGTGAAAGCAAGAGGCAACGACCACCCGGAAGGATTTCAACGATCATTGATAGTGCTTTACCTC AGATACCTGTACGTACGAATCCAGACTTCTTTTCGAATCCTGAACAAATCGGTACAATCTTACCAGCTAGTATAAATATCGAACCCGTAAGTAGTTACTCTAATGGTACCGCAACGATCGGCCTTCGAATTTCCGGTCATCTTCGTG AGCTGCTGCAAGAAGATCATTATGATAGGCCACCAACGACCTTGCTACGCCTTCACACGGATTTCGAGTCGAACGGCGAACACCTCTATGACGAGATTCCTTTGCAATCGACGGGCTTCTGCGAGCGTAAAAGCACGTGA
- the LOC127072998 gene encoding multiple epidermal growth factor-like domains protein 10 isoform X4, with amino-acid sequence MNIFGEWLFLLWTIKASYALSTDHICTRTENYTITSMETYVQPVVVNTYTWCLQVPPRCPRMRTEMRQRYRIKSEVKTRKVKECCEGYKRLEIRDKKDGDASCVPFCENCLAGVCVSPNKCQCDPGYQGTDCSKECPPGSWGVQCMEKCECAENVICDSKNGTCRCPPGFWGPRCEKNCPPQRWGRGCENFCNCKGHINYCHPETGHCTFTFTNIHSTSETTNAVRLFSTKIIEFEKGTTDLSWTTEHIVEEEEKEELRNDLPLKTDYVKTIHKDVTPAASIPLDVALIIIASIVFLSLMSIAIVTIIHTRTKLFETVRLSIYNDEKEKNNECESKRQRPPGRISTIIDSALPQIPVRTNPDFFSNPEQIGTILPASINIEPVSSYSNGTATIGLRISGHLRELLQEDHYDRPPTTLLRLHTDFESNGEHLYDEIPLQSTGFCERKST; translated from the exons ATGAACATCTTTGGAGAGTGGTTATTTCTTCTCTGGACGATCAAAGCGTCATACGCGTTGTCGACTGACCATATCTGTACCAGGACTGAAAA TTACACGATCACCTCGATGGAAACATACGTACAGCCAGTAGTCGTGAACACGTACACGTGGTGCCTACAAGTCCCACCGAGATGTCCTCGAATGCGAACAGAAATGAGACAACGATATCGGATAAAA TCGGAAGTCAAGACCAGGAAGGTGAAGGAGTGCTGCGAGGGTTACAAACGACTGGAAATTCGAGACAAGAAGGACGGCGACGCGAGTTGTGTGCCTTTTTGCGAGAACTGCCTTGCGGGTGTCTGCGTTTCACCGAACAAATGTCAATGCGATCCAGGATACCAAGGAACGGATTGTTCGAAAG AATGCCCTCCAGGATCATGGGGAGTGCAGTGCATGGAAAAATGCGAATGCGCCGAAAACGTTATTTGCGATTCTAAAAATGGTACTTGTCGTTGTCCACCAGGTTTCTGGGGACCAAG ATGTGAAAAGAATTGTCCACCACAGCGCTGGGGTCGAGGATGTGAAAACTTCTGCAACTGTAAGGGACATATCAACTATTGCCATCCTGAAACCGGACACTGTACTTTCACATTTACCAATATACATTCCACGTCTGAAACCACAAATGCAGTTCGATTATTCAGTACGAAAATCATAGAATTCGAAAAAGGAACGACGGATCTTTCTTGGACGACCGAACATATCGTGGAAGAAG aggaaaaggaagaacttCGTAATGACCTACCACTGAAAACTGATTACGTCAAAACTATTCATAAAG ATGTTACACCAGCGGCATCGATCCCCTTGGACGTCGCATTGATTATTATCGCATCAATCGTGTTTCTCAGTCTAATGTCAATAGCAATCGTGACGATCATACACACAAGGACGAAACTTTTTGAGACTGTACGACTTTCTATCTACAACgatgagaaggagaagaataaCGAATGTGAAAGCAAGAGGCAACGACCACCCGGAAGGATTTCAACGATCATTGATAGTGCTTTACCTC AGATACCTGTACGTACGAATCCAGACTTCTTTTCGAATCCTGAACAAATCGGTACAATCTTACCAGCTAGTATAAATATCGAACCCGTAAGTAGTTACTCTAATGGTACCGCAACGATCGGCCTTCGAATTTCCGGTCATCTTCGTG AGCTGCTGCAAGAAGATCATTATGATAGGCCACCAACGACCTTGCTACGCCTTCACACGGATTTCGAGTCGAACGGCGAACACCTCTATGACGAGATTCCTTTGCAATCGACGGGCTTCTGCGAGCGTAAAAGCACGTGA